A single window of Deinococcus budaensis DNA harbors:
- a CDS encoding metal ABC transporter solute-binding protein, Zn/Mn family — protein MTTHPSPSPRHASRWPRLLCAALLTGALAAGAPAQAAALPVSATNTIVADFVRAVGGSRVSVNVIVPAGGDSHSFQPTTNVIRRLASSRALFANGAGLEPWLPRLKAAAPGVPVTELTRGLKLHEAGHGHEDEAHAGKEHGEAGHGDHGEFDPHAWWDPTLAAGYVRNVQAALTRLDPAGKASYANNAAAYLRQLQALDAYAKKQFASVPAARRRVVTNHDSLGYLAGRYGLSIVGTVIPGGGTEREPSARELAALVQAVKKSGARVILTENTLNARLAQTLARETGAKIAPPLYTDALGPKGSAGETFLKAFRYNVDTVVRVLR, from the coding sequence ATGACCACCCACCCGTCTCCGTCCCCCCGCCATGCCTCCCGCTGGCCGCGCCTCCTCTGCGCGGCCCTGCTGACCGGAGCGCTCGCCGCAGGCGCCCCGGCGCAAGCCGCCGCGCTGCCGGTGAGCGCCACGAACACCATCGTCGCGGATTTCGTGCGGGCGGTGGGCGGCAGCCGGGTCAGCGTGAACGTGATCGTGCCCGCCGGGGGCGACAGCCACAGCTTTCAGCCCACGACCAACGTGATCCGGCGCCTGGCGAGCAGCCGCGCCCTTTTTGCCAACGGGGCGGGGCTGGAACCCTGGCTGCCCAGGCTCAAGGCCGCCGCGCCGGGGGTGCCCGTCACCGAACTGACCAGGGGCCTGAAGCTCCATGAGGCTGGTCACGGCCACGAGGACGAGGCCCACGCGGGCAAGGAACACGGGGAAGCCGGGCATGGGGACCACGGCGAGTTCGATCCCCACGCCTGGTGGGACCCCACGCTGGCGGCCGGGTACGTGCGCAACGTGCAGGCGGCCCTGACCCGGCTCGACCCGGCGGGAAAGGCCAGCTACGCGAACAATGCCGCCGCGTATCTGCGGCAGCTCCAGGCCCTCGACGCCTACGCGAAAAAGCAATTTGCCAGCGTGCCTGCCGCGCGGCGCCGGGTCGTCACCAACCACGACAGCCTGGGGTACCTGGCCGGGCGCTACGGCCTGAGCATCGTGGGCACGGTCATTCCCGGCGGCGGCACCGAGCGCGAGCCGAGCGCCCGCGAACTCGCCGCGCTGGTGCAGGCGGTGAAAAAAAGCGGCGCCCGCGTGATCCTGACCGAGAACACCCTCAACGCCCGGCTGGCCCAGACCCTCGCGCGCGAGACGGGCGCGAAGATCGCCCCACCCCTCTACACCGACGCGCTGGGGCCGAAGGGCAGCGCGGGCGAGACCTTCCTGAAAGCCTTCCGGTACAACGTGGACACGGTGGTGCGGGTGCTGAGGTAG
- a CDS encoding metal ABC transporter ATP-binding protein, with the protein MLGVEGLTVRYGAHTALEDATVRFAPGSFSAVIGPNGAGKSTLLKTVVGLSAPAAGRVTFGPGMGAQSDVAYVPQQQTLDWGFPVTVWDVAMMGRTGRVGWLRWPGRGDRAQVADALRQTGVYELRGRHIGALSGGQRQRVLLARMLARDARVLLLDEPLTGVDAATQEQLMELLRAQADAGRAVVMVTHDLEQASRWCDHLVLVNRRVIADGTPAEVYTPRNIEATFSSSHLGHTHAEA; encoded by the coding sequence ATGCTGGGTGTGGAGGGGCTGACGGTGCGCTACGGCGCGCACACGGCGCTGGAGGACGCGACGGTGCGCTTTGCGCCGGGCAGCTTCAGCGCGGTCATCGGGCCGAACGGGGCAGGCAAAAGCACGCTGCTCAAGACCGTGGTGGGCCTCAGCGCGCCCGCCGCCGGGCGGGTCACCTTCGGCCCCGGCATGGGGGCGCAAAGCGACGTGGCCTACGTGCCGCAGCAGCAGACGCTCGACTGGGGCTTTCCGGTCACGGTCTGGGACGTGGCGATGATGGGCCGCACCGGGCGGGTGGGCTGGCTGCGCTGGCCGGGGAGAGGCGACCGCGCGCAGGTCGCGGACGCGCTGCGCCAGACCGGGGTGTATGAGCTGCGCGGGCGGCATATCGGTGCCCTCAGCGGCGGCCAGCGCCAGCGGGTGCTGCTCGCGCGGATGCTGGCGCGCGACGCCCGGGTGCTGCTGCTCGACGAGCCGCTGACCGGCGTGGACGCCGCCACCCAGGAGCAACTGATGGAACTGCTGCGCGCCCAGGCCGACGCGGGCCGCGCCGTCGTGATGGTCACCCACGACCTGGAGCAGGCCAGCCGCTGGTGCGACCACCTCGTCCTGGTCAACCGCCGCGTCATCGCCGACGGCACCCCCGCCGAGGTCTATACGCCGCGCAACATCGAGGCCACCTTCAGCTCCAGCCACCTGGGCCACACCCACGCGGAGGCCTGA
- a CDS encoding metal ABC transporter permease: protein MDWLTDPLQFDFFVRALAAVVLVSVLCALVGAWVVLRGLSYIGDAMSHAVFPGLVGAFLTGGNLLLGALVAAVLTALGIGAVGQRSGLKQDSAIGIVFVGMFALGVVMLSRAPTFTTDLAGFLIGNPLGVTPGDLWGALAVTLVVGALLAAVQKELLLASFDPTEARAIGLPVRRLESLLLILIGLVVVLTVQLVGTTLSVSLLITSSASARLLARSLQKMVLLAAGLGILGGVTGLYLSYFLDTAAGATIVLVNTAIFLLALGVRRRES, encoded by the coding sequence ATGGACTGGCTCACCGATCCGCTGCAATTCGACTTTTTCGTACGTGCCCTGGCCGCCGTGGTCCTGGTCAGCGTGCTGTGCGCCCTGGTGGGCGCCTGGGTGGTGCTGCGCGGCCTGAGCTATATCGGGGACGCGATGAGCCACGCGGTCTTTCCGGGCCTGGTGGGGGCCTTTCTGACCGGAGGCAACCTGCTGCTGGGCGCGCTGGTCGCCGCCGTGCTCACCGCGCTAGGGATCGGGGCGGTGGGGCAGCGCAGCGGGCTGAAGCAGGACAGCGCCATCGGCATCGTGTTCGTGGGCATGTTCGCGCTGGGCGTGGTGATGCTGTCGCGGGCGCCGACCTTCACGACCGACCTCGCGGGCTTTCTGATCGGCAATCCGCTGGGCGTCACGCCCGGCGACCTGTGGGGGGCGCTGGCGGTGACGCTGGTGGTGGGCGCGCTGCTGGCCGCCGTGCAAAAGGAACTGCTGCTCGCCTCTTTCGACCCCACCGAGGCCCGCGCCATCGGCCTGCCGGTGCGGCGGCTGGAGAGCCTGCTGCTGATCCTGATCGGGCTGGTCGTGGTCCTGACGGTGCAGCTGGTGGGCACGACACTCAGTGTCAGCCTGCTGATCACCTCCAGCGCCTCGGCCCGGCTGCTGGCCCGCAGCCTGCAAAAGATGGTCCTGCTGGCCGCCGGGTTGGGCATCCTGGGGGGGGTGACCGGGCTGTACCTCAGCTACTTTCTGGACACGGCGGCGGGCGCGACCATCGTGCTGGTCAATACGGCGATCTTCCTGCTGGCGCTGGGAGTGCGGCGCCGGGAGTCCTGA
- a CDS encoding HNH endonuclease, whose protein sequence is MPARVMSHLEMCLREGVSLQRGMNFRVRGGHSVLLMSVQPGAPYRDQLSEDGTALHYEGHDAPRHTTGGLDPKTVDQPLRTPGGKPTQNGLFFEAALAAERGEGAPERVRVYEKLRPGIWADNGTFHLMGAAQAWDGARHVFIFRLKAVGSEEEGAPPVALHPERRRLIPGWVKLAVWQRDGGRCVECGARDDLQFDHVLPWARGGTSLTPDNVQLLCARHNREKSARIG, encoded by the coding sequence ATGCCCGCCCGCGTGATGAGTCATCTGGAGATGTGCCTGCGCGAGGGCGTCTCCCTCCAGCGCGGCATGAATTTCCGGGTGCGCGGTGGACACAGCGTGCTGTTGATGTCGGTGCAGCCGGGCGCCCCCTACCGCGACCAGCTCAGCGAGGACGGCACGGCGCTGCACTACGAGGGCCACGACGCGCCGCGCCACACCACCGGAGGCCTCGACCCCAAGACCGTTGACCAGCCCCTGCGTACCCCAGGGGGCAAGCCCACCCAGAATGGCCTTTTTTTCGAGGCGGCGCTCGCCGCCGAACGCGGGGAGGGTGCGCCCGAACGGGTGCGGGTCTACGAGAAATTGCGTCCCGGCATCTGGGCCGACAACGGCACCTTTCACCTGATGGGCGCCGCGCAGGCGTGGGACGGCGCCCGGCACGTCTTCATTTTCCGGCTGAAGGCGGTGGGCAGCGAGGAGGAGGGTGCCCCGCCTGTGGCCCTGCACCCCGAGCGCCGCCGGCTGATTCCCGGCTGGGTCAAGCTGGCCGTGTGGCAGCGGGATGGAGGCCGCTGCGTGGAGTGCGGCGCCCGCGACGACCTTCAGTTCGACCACGTCCTGCCCTGGGCACGCGGGGGCACCAGCCTGACGCCCGACAACGTGCAGCTGCTGTGCGCCCGGCACAACCGGGAGAAGAGCGCCCGCATCGGCTAG
- a CDS encoding nitroreductase family protein: MTATLTRPLTATEAIETRRSIRKFVQEPVDQGDLREILRLASLAPSAWNAQTWRFAVVQDPQLREQLREAAYGQAQVTNAPAVIVVYSDMEDTLQTVEETAHPGMGEAGRSGQRQTFDGVFGQQDVAQRGQWGLSQANIAFGFLMVAARGLGYDTVPMLGFDPAKVRAILGLPEHVQFAGMLPIGKRAEEGFPHHRHPVERITKFY, encoded by the coding sequence ATGACCGCGACCCTGACCCGCCCGTTGACCGCCACCGAGGCCATCGAGACCCGCCGCAGCATCCGCAAGTTCGTGCAGGAGCCGGTGGACCAAGGCGACCTGCGCGAGATCCTGCGCCTCGCCTCGCTGGCCCCGAGCGCCTGGAACGCGCAGACCTGGCGCTTTGCCGTCGTGCAGGACCCGCAGCTGAGAGAGCAGCTGCGCGAGGCCGCCTACGGCCAGGCCCAAGTCACGAACGCTCCCGCCGTGATCGTGGTGTACAGCGACATGGAAGACACCCTCCAGACTGTCGAGGAGACCGCGCACCCCGGCATGGGCGAGGCGGGCCGCAGCGGCCAGCGCCAGACCTTCGACGGCGTCTTCGGACAGCAGGACGTGGCGCAGCGTGGGCAGTGGGGCCTCTCGCAGGCCAACATCGCCTTCGGCTTTCTGATGGTCGCCGCGCGGGGCCTGGGCTACGACACCGTGCCGATGCTGGGCTTCGACCCCGCGAAGGTGCGGGCGATCCTGGGGCTGCCCGAGCACGTGCAGTTCGCCGGAATGCTGCCCATCGGCAAGCGCGCGGAGGAGGGCTTCCCGCACCACCGCCACCCCGTCGAGCGCATCACGAAGTTCTACTGA
- a CDS encoding winged helix-turn-helix transcriptional regulator, translated as MSTAHPGFCPVYRAIGVLQEKWVLHIVRALLDGEKGFNELARAVGGCNSATLTQRLEHLEQLTLIAKRTEDTQGKLARSVYSLTPAGRELQGVINAIDTWARVHLDRSSAQAPVELTG; from the coding sequence ATGAGCACCGCGCACCCAGGCTTCTGTCCGGTTTACCGGGCCATCGGCGTGTTGCAGGAAAAGTGGGTGCTGCACATCGTCCGCGCCCTGCTGGACGGCGAAAAGGGCTTCAACGAACTCGCGCGGGCGGTGGGCGGCTGCAACAGCGCCACGCTGACGCAGCGGCTGGAGCATCTGGAGCAGCTCACCCTCATCGCCAAGCGCACCGAGGACACCCAGGGCAAACTGGCCCGCAGCGTCTACAGCCTCACCCCGGCCGGACGCGAGTTGCAGGGCGTGATCAACGCCATCGACACCTGGGCGCGGGTACATCTGGACCGCAGCAGCGCCCAGGCGCCCGTGGAGCTGACCGGATGA
- a CDS encoding AAA family ATPase: protein MAMAFLYHLAGPPGSGKRTVGLHLARRTGAVLLDNHLFRDAVYRPYGADGVRPVPPELQALGAQVWALGLQAARLAPRDVSQIFTAYHTEGESGRASAERIRAVAVDRNAVYVPVWLECHEEELARRMTLPERRERAKMRDPQALREVLATSGTLAPPPGALRLDTAQLTPADTALLIASHAGALF from the coding sequence ATGGCCATGGCCTTCCTGTACCACCTCGCCGGGCCGCCGGGCAGCGGCAAGCGGACGGTGGGCCTGCACCTCGCGCGGCGGACTGGAGCCGTGCTGCTGGACAACCACCTCTTCCGGGACGCGGTGTACCGGCCTTACGGTGCGGACGGCGTGCGCCCGGTTCCCCCCGAGCTTCAGGCGCTCGGGGCGCAGGTCTGGGCGCTGGGGTTGCAGGCCGCCCGGCTGGCTCCGCGCGACGTGAGCCAGATTTTTACCGCATATCACACGGAGGGAGAGAGTGGACGCGCCTCGGCGGAGCGCATTCGGGCGGTCGCTGTGGACCGGAACGCCGTGTACGTCCCAGTTTGGCTGGAGTGCCACGAAGAGGAACTCGCTCGCCGCATGACCCTGCCCGAGCGGCGCGAGCGGGCCAAGATGCGCGATCCGCAGGCGCTGCGCGAGGTCCTGGCGACTTCCGGCACGCTGGCCCCACCTCCCGGCGCCCTGCGGCTCGACACGGCGCAACTCACTCCGGCCGACACGGCGCTGTTGATCGCGTCGCACGCCGGGGCGCTGTTCTGA
- a CDS encoding OsmC family protein has protein sequence MADIARKASAQWAGDLRSGQGTVSTESGTVQGAQYSFKTRFEQGVGTNPEELLAAAHAGCLTMQLSALLSGHGHTVENLRTDATCEMVKDGPGFKISTMRLVVRGKVTGSDPADFEEHVQQAARLCPLSRIMTGNVEIVHEAVLE, from the coding sequence ATGGCAGACATCGCACGCAAGGCCAGCGCCCAGTGGGCGGGCGACCTCCGCAGCGGCCAGGGCACCGTCAGCACCGAGTCGGGCACCGTGCAGGGCGCGCAGTACTCCTTCAAGACCCGCTTCGAGCAGGGCGTGGGCACCAACCCCGAAGAACTGCTCGCCGCCGCCCACGCGGGCTGCCTTACCATGCAGCTTTCGGCGCTGCTCTCGGGCCACGGCCACACCGTCGAGAACCTCAGGACGGACGCGACCTGCGAGATGGTCAAAGACGGCCCCGGGTTCAAGATCAGCACCATGCGCCTCGTCGTGCGCGGCAAGGTCACGGGAAGCGACCCGGCCGATTTCGAGGAGCATGTGCAGCAGGCCGCCCGGCTGTGCCCGCTGAGCCGGATCATGACTGGCAACGTGGAGATCGTCCACGAGGCGGTGCTGGAGTAG
- a CDS encoding alpha/beta hydrolase, with amino-acid sequence MSPSRWEPSPWETGAPVRGYAWAAERPRAAVLLTHGFGEYAGRYVERYSALIPALVGAGLSVYATDLRGHGASDGRQAVVDVAELVEDHLRARETLRPQAVPVFAFGHSLGGLITAASVARDPRGLSGVILSSPALLIGEGEPAWLKALAPLIARVAPAAQVTALDSGHLSRLTDEVSAYRADAGIYQGRVPARTAASMLRLSGELWARYPRWTLPTLVLHGSADRVTDPAGSRRFVEAIPAADKTLHLVGGGYHELLNDEEREQVLGRVLAWLERQLRQAEPA; translated from the coding sequence ATGTCACCCTCACGCTGGGAGCCGTCTCCCTGGGAAACTGGGGCGCCCGTTCGGGGCTACGCCTGGGCCGCCGAGCGCCCGCGCGCCGCCGTGCTGCTCACCCACGGGTTCGGGGAGTACGCGGGCCGCTACGTGGAGCGCTACAGCGCCCTGATTCCCGCGCTGGTCGGGGCGGGCCTGAGCGTGTACGCCACCGACCTGCGGGGGCACGGCGCCTCGGACGGGCGACAGGCGGTCGTGGACGTGGCTGAACTCGTGGAGGATCACCTGCGCGCCCGCGAGACGCTGCGGCCCCAGGCGGTCCCTGTCTTCGCCTTCGGGCACTCGCTGGGCGGGTTGATCACGGCGGCCAGCGTGGCCCGTGACCCGCGCGGCCTGAGCGGCGTGATCCTCTCCAGTCCCGCGCTGCTGATCGGGGAGGGAGAACCCGCCTGGCTCAAGGCGTTGGCTCCCCTGATCGCGCGGGTCGCGCCCGCCGCTCAGGTCACGGCGCTGGACAGCGGCCACCTCTCGCGCCTGACGGACGAGGTGAGCGCCTACCGGGCCGACGCGGGCATCTACCAGGGCCGGGTGCCCGCCCGCACGGCGGCCTCGATGCTGCGCCTGAGCGGAGAGCTGTGGGCCAGGTACCCGCGCTGGACGCTGCCCACCCTGGTCCTGCACGGCAGCGCCGACCGCGTGACCGACCCCGCCGGCTCGCGCCGTTTCGTGGAAGCCATTCCCGCCGCCGACAAGACGCTGCATCTGGTCGGGGGCGGCTACCACGAACTCCTGAACGACGAGGAGCGCGAGCAGGTGCTGGGCCGGGTGCTGGCGTGGCTGGAGCGCCAGCTCCGGCAGGCTGAACCCGCCTGA
- a CDS encoding M12 family metallopeptidase has product MPKTLPLLALLSAVLAACGAAPSGTPQTVAAPGGSLGAARPETRQATLILEDGSRQLVTGFVKDGMLLLEDDILLADDVNAVGAQGTYVVDTRYRWTGRTIPYTFASNVPQAVRDRVTQAAANIRATTNVVVTPRTTQANYVQISYNTGTTCSSSLGMVGGRQTLSLADRCTVGTIMHEFGHAMGLFHEQTRPDRDQYVAIQWNNIPADWQSQYQIRPGSAGYGAYDFDSIMHYPAYFDGKLAIKPLSSAVDLNRMGQRSGYSGTDVSTINALYPR; this is encoded by the coding sequence ATGCCCAAAACCTTGCCGCTGCTGGCCCTGCTGTCCGCCGTCCTCGCCGCCTGCGGGGCCGCGCCCTCGGGAACGCCGCAGACCGTCGCCGCGCCCGGCGGCAGCCTGGGGGCGGCCCGCCCCGAGACCCGGCAGGCGACCCTGATCCTGGAAGACGGCAGCCGCCAGCTTGTCACCGGCTTCGTGAAAGACGGGATGCTGCTGCTCGAAGACGACATCCTGCTCGCGGACGACGTGAACGCGGTGGGCGCCCAGGGCACCTACGTGGTGGACACCCGCTACCGCTGGACGGGCCGGACCATTCCTTACACCTTTGCCAGCAACGTGCCCCAGGCGGTGCGCGACCGGGTGACGCAGGCCGCCGCCAACATCCGCGCGACCACCAACGTGGTCGTCACGCCGCGCACCACCCAGGCCAACTACGTGCAGATCAGCTACAACACCGGCACGACCTGCTCCAGCAGCCTGGGGATGGTGGGCGGGCGCCAGACGCTTTCCCTGGCCGACCGCTGCACGGTGGGCACGATCATGCACGAGTTCGGGCACGCGATGGGCCTCTTCCACGAGCAGACCCGGCCCGACCGCGACCAGTACGTGGCGATCCAGTGGAACAACATCCCCGCCGACTGGCAGAGCCAGTACCAGATCCGTCCCGGCAGCGCGGGCTACGGCGCCTACGACTTCGACTCGATCATGCACTACCCCGCCTACTTCGACGGCAAGCTGGCGATCAAGCCGCTGAGCAGCGCCGTGGACCTGAACCGCATGGGCCAGCGCAGCGGCTACAGCGGCACCGACGTGAGCACCATCAACGCGCTCTACCCGCGCTGA
- the crtI gene encoding phytoene desaturase family protein, whose amino-acid sequence MSDSPSPRSPSRPPAPRRRKTALIIGSGFGGLSLGIRLQSLGFDTTILERLDGPGGRAYQKRTPDGYVFDMGPTVITVPHFIEELFALERDRAALDQPDYPEHVLHGERVREGESGGPRTRDYVRLVPILPFYRIYFDDRTYFDYDGDPDSTRRQISELAPGDLAGYERFHRDAQAIFERGFLELGYTHFGDVPTMLRVVPDLLRLDAVRTLFSFTSKYFESPKLRQVFSFETLLVGGNPLSVPAIYAMIHFVEKTWGIHYAMGGTGALVRAFVQKFEELGGRIEYGRGVDEILVSDDRGRPVRAPLGARVARGVRLEGGEERHADIVVSNGDWANTYLKRLPRAARLVNSDPRVKAARQSMSLLVIYFGFRDDPARPLDLRHHNIILGPRYEELLREIFGGQPLAKDFSQYLHIPTLTDPSLAPPGHHAAYTLIPVPHKGAGLDWDTEGPGLTDRVLAFLEERGYIPDLRARLTHCEFVTPDYFEGTLDSYLGNAFGPEPRLVQSAYFRPHNRSEDVRNLYLVGAGVQPGAGTPSVMMSAKMTARLIAQDFGIHPDIRDGGGGAQREPEPVGETPQRPLAEVTP is encoded by the coding sequence ATGTCCGACAGTCCCTCCCCACGGTCCCCATCCCGCCCGCCCGCCCCTCGCCGCCGCAAAACCGCCCTGATCATCGGCTCGGGCTTCGGGGGCCTGAGCCTGGGCATCCGCCTCCAGAGCCTGGGTTTTGACACCACCATCCTGGAACGGCTGGACGGTCCTGGGGGCCGCGCCTACCAGAAACGCACGCCGGACGGCTACGTCTTCGACATGGGGCCGACCGTGATCACGGTGCCGCACTTCATCGAGGAGCTGTTCGCGCTGGAGCGGGACCGCGCGGCGCTGGACCAGCCCGACTACCCCGAGCACGTCCTGCACGGCGAGCGTGTGCGTGAGGGCGAGAGCGGCGGCCCGCGCACCCGCGACTACGTGCGGCTGGTGCCGATCTTGCCCTTCTACCGCATCTATTTCGACGACAGGACCTATTTCGACTACGACGGCGACCCCGACTCGACCCGCCGTCAGATCAGCGAGCTGGCCCCCGGCGACCTCGCGGGCTACGAGCGTTTTCACCGGGACGCGCAGGCGATCTTCGAGCGCGGCTTTCTGGAACTGGGCTACACCCACTTCGGGGACGTGCCCACCATGCTGCGCGTCGTGCCCGACCTGCTGCGGCTGGACGCGGTGCGGACGCTCTTTTCGTTTACCAGCAAGTATTTCGAGTCCCCCAAGCTGCGGCAGGTCTTCTCCTTCGAGACGCTGCTGGTGGGCGGCAATCCCCTCTCGGTGCCCGCGATCTACGCGATGATCCATTTCGTCGAGAAGACATGGGGCATCCACTACGCGATGGGGGGCACGGGCGCGCTGGTCCGCGCTTTCGTGCAGAAGTTCGAGGAACTTGGCGGCCGCATCGAGTATGGGCGCGGCGTGGACGAGATTCTGGTCAGTGACGACCGGGGCCGCCCGGTCCGGGCGCCGCTGGGAGCGCGGGTGGCGCGGGGCGTGCGGCTTGAAGGCGGTGAGGAACGGCACGCGGACATCGTGGTGAGCAACGGCGACTGGGCGAACACCTACCTGAAGCGCCTTCCCCGCGCCGCCCGGCTGGTCAACAGTGACCCGCGCGTGAAGGCCGCCCGCCAGAGCATGAGCCTGCTGGTGATCTACTTCGGGTTCCGTGACGACCCCGCGCGCCCGCTGGACCTGCGCCACCACAACATCATCCTGGGGCCGCGCTACGAGGAACTGCTGCGCGAGATCTTCGGTGGGCAGCCGCTGGCGAAGGACTTCAGCCAGTACCTGCACATTCCCACCCTGACCGACCCCAGTCTGGCGCCCCCCGGCCACCACGCGGCCTACACCCTGATTCCGGTGCCCCACAAGGGCGCGGGGCTGGACTGGGACACCGAGGGGCCGGGGCTGACCGACCGCGTGCTGGCTTTTCTGGAAGAGCGCGGCTACATCCCCGACCTGCGCGCCCGGCTGACCCACTGCGAGTTCGTCACGCCCGACTATTTCGAGGGCACGCTCGACTCGTACCTGGGCAACGCCTTCGGGCCGGAGCCGCGCCTGGTGCAGAGCGCGTATTTCCGCCCCCACAACCGCTCGGAGGATGTGCGCAACCTCTACCTCGTCGGGGCCGGGGTGCAGCCGGGCGCGGGCACCCCCAGCGTGATGATGTCGGCCAAGATGACGGCCCGCCTGATCGCCCAGGACTTCGGCATTCACCCCGACATCCGGGATGGGGGTGGCGGCGCCCAGCGTGAGCCGGAGCCGGTGGGGGAGACGCCCCAGCGCCCGCTGGCCGAAGTCACGCCCTGA
- a CDS encoding phytoene/squalene synthase family protein: MTQLSPTPVPSPPPSAVAHCRDVTRRHSQTFYLGSRFFPAQERAAVWAVYAACRTGDDLVDERTGAAAEEGLAEWWTRIQAAFRGQPAAHPGDVALAWAAARWPIPLSAFEELHQGLQMDLRGQVYRDMDDLTLYCRRVAGVVGFMIAPISGYRGGERTLHCALMLGQAMQLTNILRDVGEDLERGRVYLPETLLREYGVTRAALEAGQVTPEYRALMEHLSAQARAWYAEGRAGIPCLNGSARLAVQAAARSYEGILDDLARADFDNFRRRAHVSGTRKLLLLPRAWWELRGALAYKL; the protein is encoded by the coding sequence GTGACCCAACTCTCCCCAACCCCGGTTCCGTCTCCGCCCCCGTCGGCGGTGGCGCACTGCCGGGACGTGACGCGGCGGCACAGCCAGACGTTCTATCTGGGATCGCGCTTCTTTCCGGCCCAGGAGCGCGCGGCGGTGTGGGCGGTCTACGCCGCTTGCCGCACCGGCGACGACCTTGTGGACGAACGGACCGGCGCCGCCGCCGAGGAGGGGCTGGCCGAGTGGTGGACCCGCATTCAGGCCGCCTTCCGGGGCCAGCCTGCCGCCCATCCCGGCGACGTGGCGCTGGCCTGGGCCGCCGCCCGTTGGCCGATCCCGCTCTCGGCTTTCGAGGAACTGCACCAGGGCCTCCAGATGGACCTGCGCGGACAGGTCTACCGCGACATGGACGACCTGACCCTGTACTGCCGCCGGGTGGCGGGCGTGGTGGGCTTCATGATCGCGCCCATCAGCGGCTACCGGGGCGGCGAGCGCACCCTGCACTGCGCGCTGATGCTGGGGCAGGCCATGCAGCTCACCAACATCCTGCGCGACGTGGGCGAGGACCTCGAACGCGGGCGGGTGTACCTGCCCGAGACCCTGCTGCGCGAGTACGGGGTAACCCGCGCCGCGCTGGAAGCCGGGCAGGTCACCCCCGAGTACCGCGCCCTGATGGAACACCTCTCGGCCCAGGCCCGCGCGTGGTACGCCGAGGGCCGCGCCGGGATTCCCTGCCTCAATGGCAGCGCCCGCCTCGCCGTGCAGGCCGCCGCCCGCTCCTACGAGGGCATTCTCGACGACCTCGCCCGGGCGGACTTCGACAATTTCCGCCGCCGCGCGCATGTCAGCGGCACGCGCAAGCTGCTGCTGTTGCCGCGCGCCTGGTGGGAACTGCGCGGCGCCCTCGCCTACAAGCTGTGA
- a CDS encoding class I SAM-dependent methyltransferase — MLTPRQSQENLNSAGGLAGDRQPALTLAQRSNLWPVTPPAYPAWRARSLSRLSGQAFGLEREARLFRTLCSPQPGEFWLDVGTSTGFYAGVLARAGCRVLAADLSAPMLAAARRRERQPGIDWYLANLEASGLPGASFGGITVGATLNETRDPARLLAELERLLRPGGQLWLMYLGRTGGPLQAALSQPALGGLTFPDPAWVGRQLPGLTRASGLRVGAVVFERYLKPDPGAGLPLW, encoded by the coding sequence ATGCTCACCCCGCGCCAGAGCCAAGAAAACCTGAACTCAGCGGGGGGCCTGGCCGGTGACCGGCAGCCGGCGCTCACCCTGGCGCAGCGCAGCAACCTCTGGCCGGTGACGCCGCCCGCTTACCCGGCGTGGCGGGCGCGCTCGCTCTCGCGGCTCTCGGGTCAGGCGTTCGGCCTGGAGCGTGAAGCGCGGCTGTTCCGGACGCTCTGCTCGCCGCAGCCGGGCGAGTTCTGGCTCGACGTGGGCACCAGCACCGGCTTTTACGCGGGGGTCCTCGCGCGGGCAGGCTGCCGGGTCCTGGCCGCCGACCTCAGCGCCCCTATGCTGGCGGCGGCCCGGCGGCGCGAGCGGCAGCCGGGCATCGACTGGTACCTCGCCAACCTGGAGGCCAGCGGCCTGCCCGGCGCGAGCTTCGGCGGCATCACGGTCGGCGCTACCCTCAACGAGACGCGCGACCCGGCCCGCCTGCTGGCCGAACTCGAGCGGCTGCTGCGGCCCGGCGGGCAGCTGTGGCTGATGTACCTGGGGCGCACCGGGGGACCGCTCCAGGCCGCGCTCTCGCAGCCAGCGCTGGGCGGGCTGACCTTTCCCGATCCCGCCTGGGTGGGGCGGCAGCTGCCCGGACTGACCCGCGCCTCGGGGCTGCGGGTGGGCGCGGTGGTGTTCGAGCGTTACCTCAAGCCGGACCCCGGGGCGGGTCTGCCCCTCTGGTAA